A genomic stretch from Myripristis murdjan chromosome 12, fMyrMur1.1, whole genome shotgun sequence includes:
- the zbtb43 gene encoding zinc finger and BTB domain-containing protein 43 isoform X2: MTSDGNALRVEFPDFPCSLLQKLNQQRQRGQLCDVTVVIQGHQYRAHRAVLAASSPYFCDQVLLKNSARVVLPDVMQPLVFERLLHSCYTGTLVLPAGEVVAFLTAASFLQMWHVVDKCTELLEVGGCTGNVEQKSKKGLGTLACNKRAEGKPSPGDSSYHSPGDVDMLLDSCTGGSVDNFAKIEMEQLLENSSFSPPALDPDAQACGSCSSPVEPECSGSEVTSQNGEEEGDGEYLHTRPAYVPPSIMGHRKWLHVKAERPERDNCGGLFCEAGPDIGHFNFDRSQASTSRGSFADSIDEKLVAQLEETLDGEQTYEDPLDFYGTSLDGFSAGKCEINILSPKEELEAAIGECKDDEPTRRQTASGHQDETSHSGFASVVYKLYPCQCGKSFTHKSQRDRHMSMHLGLRPFCCTVCSKSFKMKHHLRYKKLWIFSPSCSLTWTETVSFAFLVKCV, encoded by the exons ATGACTTCAGATGGGAATGCACTTCGAGTTGAGTTTCCAGATTTCCCTTGCTCCCTTCTGCAGAAGCTCAACCAGCAGCGACAGAGAGGTCAACTTTGTGACGTTACTGTGGTCATTCAGGGTCACCAGTACCGCGCACACCGGGCAGTCTTAGCTGCCAGTTCTCCCTACTTTTGTGACCAGGTGCTCCTAAAAAATAGTGCTCGGGTTGTGCTCCCAGATGTCATGCAACCCCTTGTGTTTGAGCGCCTCCTTCACTCCTGTTACACTGGAACACTTGTCTTACCTGCTGGTGAAGTAGTAGCTTTCCTCACTGCAGCTAGCTTCCTTCAAATGTGGCACGTGGTGGACAAGTGCACTGAACTCTTGGAGGTAGGTGGGTGTACTGGCAACGTAGAGCAGAAGTCAAAAAAAGGACTGGGGACTTTGGCATGCAATAAAAGAGCTGAAGGCAAGCCTTCCCCGGGAGACAGTAGCTACCACAGTCCTGGAGATGTTGACATGCTTCTTGATTCTTGCACTGGTGGAAGTGTGGACAACTTTGCTAAGATCGAGATGGAGCAACTTCTGGAGAACAGCAgcttctctcctcctgccttgGATCCAGATGCCCAGGCTTGCGGCAGCTGTTCCTCTCCAGTTGAGCCAGAGTGCTCTGGCAGTGAGGTTACTAGTCAGAATGGTGAAGAGGAAGGTGATGGGGAGTACCTGCACACAAGACCTGCGTATGTCCCGCCAAGTATCATGGGCCACAGGAAGTGGCTTCATGTGAAAGCTGAGAGACCTGAACGGGATAATTGTGGTGGCTTGTTTTGTGAAGCAGGTCCAGACATAGGACATTTTAACTTTGACCGTTCCCAAGCCTCGACAAGTAGAGGTTCTTTTGCTGACAGCATAGATGAGAAACTTGTAGCTCAGTTAGAGGAAACCCTAGATGGTGAACAAACTTATGAAGATCCTTTGGACTTCTATGGTACCTCATTGGATGGCTTTTCTGCTGGCAAGtgtgaaatcaacattttaagTCCAAAAGAAGAACTAGAGGCAGCAATAGGGGAATGCAAGGATGACGAGCCGACCAGAAGGCAGACTGCGAGTGGACATCAAGATGAGACGTCCCACTCTGGCTTTGCATCAGTGGTCTACAAGCTCTATCCCTGCCAGTGTGGCAAGAGCTTCACCCACAAGAGTCAGCGAGACCGTCATATGAGCATGCACCTAGGCTTGCGGCCATTCTGTTGTACTGTGTGCAGCAAGAGCTTCAAAATGAAGCACCACCTG AGATACAAAAAATTGTGGATCTTCTCACCAAGTTGCAGCCTGACATGGACAGAGACAGTTTCCTTCGCATTTCTCGTCAAGTGTGTTTAG
- the zbtb43 gene encoding zinc finger and BTB domain-containing protein 43 isoform X1, with the protein MTSDGNALRVEFPDFPCSLLQKLNQQRQRGQLCDVTVVIQGHQYRAHRAVLAASSPYFCDQVLLKNSARVVLPDVMQPLVFERLLHSCYTGTLVLPAGEVVAFLTAASFLQMWHVVDKCTELLEVGGCTGNVEQKSKKGLGTLACNKRAEGKPSPGDSSYHSPGDVDMLLDSCTGGSVDNFAKIEMEQLLENSSFSPPALDPDAQACGSCSSPVEPECSGSEVTSQNGEEEGDGEYLHTRPAYVPPSIMGHRKWLHVKAERPERDNCGGLFCEAGPDIGHFNFDRSQASTSRGSFADSIDEKLVAQLEETLDGEQTYEDPLDFYGTSLDGFSAGKCEINILSPKEELEAAIGECKDDEPTRRQTASGHQDETSHSGFASVVYKLYPCQCGKSFTHKSQRDRHMSMHLGLRPFCCTVCSKSFKMKHHLVGHMKIHTGIKPYECRLCSKKFMWRDSFNRHISSCSKTHHARQGVTDQSMP; encoded by the coding sequence ATGACTTCAGATGGGAATGCACTTCGAGTTGAGTTTCCAGATTTCCCTTGCTCCCTTCTGCAGAAGCTCAACCAGCAGCGACAGAGAGGTCAACTTTGTGACGTTACTGTGGTCATTCAGGGTCACCAGTACCGCGCACACCGGGCAGTCTTAGCTGCCAGTTCTCCCTACTTTTGTGACCAGGTGCTCCTAAAAAATAGTGCTCGGGTTGTGCTCCCAGATGTCATGCAACCCCTTGTGTTTGAGCGCCTCCTTCACTCCTGTTACACTGGAACACTTGTCTTACCTGCTGGTGAAGTAGTAGCTTTCCTCACTGCAGCTAGCTTCCTTCAAATGTGGCACGTGGTGGACAAGTGCACTGAACTCTTGGAGGTAGGTGGGTGTACTGGCAACGTAGAGCAGAAGTCAAAAAAAGGACTGGGGACTTTGGCATGCAATAAAAGAGCTGAAGGCAAGCCTTCCCCGGGAGACAGTAGCTACCACAGTCCTGGAGATGTTGACATGCTTCTTGATTCTTGCACTGGTGGAAGTGTGGACAACTTTGCTAAGATCGAGATGGAGCAACTTCTGGAGAACAGCAgcttctctcctcctgccttgGATCCAGATGCCCAGGCTTGCGGCAGCTGTTCCTCTCCAGTTGAGCCAGAGTGCTCTGGCAGTGAGGTTACTAGTCAGAATGGTGAAGAGGAAGGTGATGGGGAGTACCTGCACACAAGACCTGCGTATGTCCCGCCAAGTATCATGGGCCACAGGAAGTGGCTTCATGTGAAAGCTGAGAGACCTGAACGGGATAATTGTGGTGGCTTGTTTTGTGAAGCAGGTCCAGACATAGGACATTTTAACTTTGACCGTTCCCAAGCCTCGACAAGTAGAGGTTCTTTTGCTGACAGCATAGATGAGAAACTTGTAGCTCAGTTAGAGGAAACCCTAGATGGTGAACAAACTTATGAAGATCCTTTGGACTTCTATGGTACCTCATTGGATGGCTTTTCTGCTGGCAAGtgtgaaatcaacattttaagTCCAAAAGAAGAACTAGAGGCAGCAATAGGGGAATGCAAGGATGACGAGCCGACCAGAAGGCAGACTGCGAGTGGACATCAAGATGAGACGTCCCACTCTGGCTTTGCATCAGTGGTCTACAAGCTCTATCCCTGCCAGTGTGGCAAGAGCTTCACCCACAAGAGTCAGCGAGACCGTCATATGAGCATGCACCTAGGCTTGCGGCCATTCTGTTGTACTGTGTGCAGCAAGAGCTTCAAAATGAAGCACCACCTGGTAGGCcacatgaaaatacacacaggcaTTAAGCCATATGAGTGCAGGCTTTGCTCCAAGAAATTCATGTGGAGGGACAGTTTCAACCGGCACATTTCCTCCTGTAGTAAGACCCACCATGCCAGGCAGGGAGTCACCGATCAGTCCATGCCCTAA